The following proteins are encoded in a genomic region of Pseudoxanthomonas suwonensis 11-1:
- the rpsR gene encoding 30S ribosomal protein S18, whose protein sequence is MSKFFRRRKFCKFTAEGVKEIDYKDLNTLRQYLTENGKIVPSRVTGTKSRYQRQLSTAIKRARFLALIPYTDNHDI, encoded by the coding sequence ATGTCCAAGTTCTTCCGTCGTCGCAAGTTCTGCAAGTTCACCGCCGAGGGCGTCAAGGAGATCGATTACAAGGATCTCAACACCCTGCGCCAGTACCTGACCGAGAACGGCAAGATCGTTCCGAGCCGCGTCACCGGCACCAAGTCGCGCTACCAGCGCCAGCTGTCGACCGCGATCAAGCGCGCCCGTTTCCTGGCCCTGATCCCGTACACCGACAACCACGACATCTGA